The region CGACGAATGGTAAGAATGTAGGCGCGGAGAAATTGGCATCGGGTGATCCTGCCGCAGAAAAGGCGGCCCGAAAAGCGAAGAAGTTCCGATCATAAAAGGCCTTTTGCCTTTAAACTTTGGTCCTCTATCCTGTTCAAAGCCATAAAACGTACAACTATGAATTCAAATCTACGCGTTGCCCTTGGCTGCACTGAAGCCATTATTGATGATGATGGAGGATTGAAGAGGTTTTACCAGATCACCGACATCCTCAGTCGCAGTTTCCACATTCGTTTTACCCGCAAGGAAGATGATTTTGATACCATTGACTGGGAATTCAGTTTTAATGGACATCGCCTCACCCTGCACTATAACATTTATACAGGTATCTCACTCTACCCCTCCCGTACAAAAGATGCTGATAAAGCGGAAAACAATGCGGTGGTGGAGTTGGCCAATGGATTGACCCAACGGTTGGAAGTGGCCTGCTAATAGAGGTCGATAGACGGGAGACCGAAGTCAACTCCGGTCTCTGGACCCCGGACTCTGGACTCCCGACTCCGGACCACTCACAAAAAAACTTAGCTCGCCAGAGAATTCAGAATATTGAAATACGAGGCATATCGCTCCTCATAGATTTGCCCCTGTTCTACCGCTTCCTTGATCGCGCATCCAGGTTCATTTATATGAAGGCAGTTGTTAAAACGACAATGACCCAATCGTTCGCGCATTTCAGGATAATAATGTGACAACTCCTGCCGAGGCAAATCCACGATCCCCAATTCACGCAATCCAGGCGTATCAATGACCGCACCTCCAAAAGGCAGATCGAACATTTCAGCAAAGGTCGTCGTATGTAAACCTTTCCCACTCCACCCACTAACTTCCTTTGTCCTTAAACCCATATCGGGCAGCAATCCATTGATCAGCGATGATTTCCCCACTCCGCTATGTCCGCTGAATAAACTCACCTTATTTTTTAGCAATTCACACAAACCCTCGATCCCCATTTTTTCTTTTACACTGATCAAAAACAGGCGATAGCCGATCGACTCATACATTTTTTTCCATTGTTCAAACTGTTCCTGCTCTTTCTTTTTATACAAATCAGCTTTGTTAAAAACAATGACCGATGGCACATGATACATCTCCCCTACCACCAGAAAACGATCGATAAACCCCTGTGAGGTGCGTGGCTCCTTCAGGGTGGCAAATAAAATGGATTGATCCAGGTTTGCAGCAATGATATGATGCTGGTTCTTGAACCGGGGCGATTGCCGGTTAATGTAATTTCGGCGGGGAAGGATCGTATTGATCACCGAAGTATTCTCAATGTCGCTTTCCCGTTCCATTTCCACCCAGTCCCCTACAGCCAATGGATTGGTAGACGTAATATCATCTATCTTGAAAACGCCTTTTATCCGCGCCTGGTGAAAATGGCCGGAAGCATCTTTAACCGTGTACCAGCTTCCCGTAGAGCGATAAACAACGCCTTTGATCATAGATCGAAAGTAGGCATTATTGAGTATTTATTTGTATAGCGGTTTCGCGCAGCGCCCCTATTCTCTCAGGGAAACTTTCGGAAAATAGTATACCGCAACAAGATCTCGAGAAAAAGGAATCCCAATGCAAATAATATAAAAATTGGAAAATGTTCCCGGATACGTTTAAAAGATACCGCTTCGATCTTTACTTTCTCCATTCGATCGATCTCATCGTAGATCTTGCTTAACCCGGCTTTATCGCGGGCCCTGAAATAGTCCCCACCTGTCTCCCGGCCTATTTTCCGCAATAATTCTTCATCCAATAGCGGACTATTGCTGCGTTTGATCGCCCCCTGGATGGTCTTTTCCTCCACGGCGGCATACCCTTCAAGGGCCATCCCGATCGTGTACACTTTGATCTGCTGTGAGCGGGCAATATCAAGAGCTGTCAGGGGATCAATAAGCCGGTCCTCGGTGGGCTGTTCTTTTCCATCCGTGAGCAGAATTACAACTTTACTTTTTGCTTTGCTCTCCAGCAAGCGGGCGGAAGCGGTCGCCAGTCCTTCACCGATCAGGGTTCCATCCTGAAGCATTCCGCTTCGCAGCGAAGCCACCTGGGTGAGCAGGGTGTTCTTATCAGTTGTGAGAGGAGAAAGGGTAAAACTTTCTCCTGAAAAAATTACCAGTCCGATCTGGTCGATAGGTCTTTGCCGTATAAAGTCAGCCGCCACTTCTTTGGCTACCTCAAGCCGGTTGGGTTGAAAGTCGCGCGAGAGCATACTCCCGCTTACATCTATACAAAGCACAATATCGATTCCCTGTCCACCTTTAAGTTGTTCATCATTTCTTTCCCGAGGTCTTGCC is a window of Chitinophagales bacterium DNA encoding:
- a CDS encoding VWA domain-containing protein → MPTWLNNINWEYPWVFGLFLLFPLFIFWYVKRSGRSASSLPVTSVASFGRTEGKATWRHILFLLRLLAMAALILALARPRERNDEQLKGGQGIDIVLCIDVSGSMLSRDFQPNRLEVAKEVAADFIRQRPIDQIGLVIFSGESFTLSPLTTDKNTLLTQVASLRSGMLQDGTLIGEGLATASARLLESKAKSKVVILLTDGKEQPTEDRLIDPLTALDIARSQQIKVYTIGMALEGYAAVEEKTIQGAIKRSNSPLLDEELLRKIGRETGGDYFRARDKAGLSKIYDEIDRMEKVKIEAVSFKRIREHFPIFILFALGFLFLEILLRYTIFRKFP
- the rsgA gene encoding ribosome small subunit-dependent GTPase A encodes the protein MKGVVYRSTGSWYTVKDASGHFHQARIKGVFKIDDITSTNPLAVGDWVEMERESDIENTSVINTILPRRNYINRQSPRFKNQHHIIAANLDQSILFATLKEPRTSQGFIDRFLVVGEMYHVPSVIVFNKADLYKKKEQEQFEQWKKMYESIGYRLFLISVKEKMGIEGLCELLKNKVSLFSGHSGVGKSSLINGLLPDMGLRTKEVSGWSGKGLHTTTFAEMFDLPFGGAVIDTPGLRELGIVDLPRQELSHYYPEMRERLGHCRFNNCLHINEPGCAIKEAVEQGQIYEERYASYFNILNSLAS